In one Balaenoptera musculus isolate JJ_BM4_2016_0621 chromosome 2, mBalMus1.pri.v3, whole genome shotgun sequence genomic region, the following are encoded:
- the LOC118890506 gene encoding deoxycytidylate deaminase-like — MSEFPCEKRDDHLEWPEYFMAVAFLSAQRSKDPNSQVGACIVNAENKIVGTGYSGMPNGCSDDLLPWRRTAESILDTKYPYVCHTELNAIMNKNSADVKGCTMYVALFLCNECAKLIIQAGIKEVIFMSDKYHDSSETTAARLVFETAGVSFGKFTPKCSQIVIDFDSINSRPSQKLQ; from the exons ATGAGCGAATTTCCCTGTGAAAAACGTGATGACCATTTGGAATGGCCTGAGTATTTCATGGCAGTGGCCTTCTTATCGGCACAGAGGAGCAAAGATCCAAATTCCCAGGTCGGAGCCTGCATCGTGAATGCAGAAAACAAGATTGTGGGCACTGGGTACAGTGGAATGCCAAATGGATGTAGTGATGACCTCTTGCCTTGGAGGAGGACAGCGGAGAGTATACTGGATACCAAATACCCTTACG TGTGCCACACCGAGCTGAATGCCATTATGAACAAAAACTCAGCAGATGTGAAAGGCTGTACCATGTATGTCGCCTTGTTCCTGTGTAATGAATGTGCTAAACTCATCATCCAGGCAGGGATAAAAGAAGTTATTTTCATGTCTGATAAATACCACGACAGCAGTGAGACAACAGCCGCGAGGCTCGTGTTTGAAACGGCCGGGGTTTCCTTCGGGAAATTCACACCAAAGTGCAGCCAGATTGTCATTGACTTTGATTCAATTAACAGCAGACCGAGTCAGAAGCTCCAGTGA